DNA from Roseimicrobium sp. ORNL1:
GGCCCGCCGCAGTGGTACGCGAACTGGTGGACAACAGCATCGATGCCGGCGCCACGCATGTGGAAGTGCATGTGCAGCGCGGTGGCTCCTCGCTCATCCGTGTGGTGGACAATGGTCATGGCATGGGCCGTGAGGATGCGCTCCTCTGCCTGGAGCGCCACGCCACGAGCAAAATCCACACGAAGGAAGACCTCGCCTCCATCCGCACGCTTGGCTTCCGTGGAGAAGCCATGCCCAGCGTTGCAAGCGTGTCCCGCTTCCGCCTGGCCACCCGCGAACCTGATGCCCTGGCTGGGACCGAAGTGGAAGTGCATGGAGGAAAAATGCACGCCGTGCGCGACTACGGCGGCGCCCCCGGCACCGTGGTGGAGGCGCGCTCGCTCTTCTATAATATACCGGCGCGTCGCAAGTTCCTCCGCTCGGAGGCCACCGAGTACGCGCATGTGGAGCAGCAGTTCCGCGTGCATGCCGTGGCGAATCCCAGAATCGCCTTCACCCTGGTGCGGGATGGCGAGGTGCTTTTCCACCTGCCCGCCACGGACAGCCTGCTCGCCCGTATCGAGGGCCTGTGTGGGGCAGACATGGCGCGCCGACTCTATGAAGTGGAGCCCTTCACCCTGCAGGGCGTCACGGTGCAGGGCTACATCGCCGGACCCGGCGTGAGTCGTGCGAACCGCCAGATGCAGTTCACCTTCCTGAACAAGCGCTCCGTGGACAGCCCCACCCTGGCCTACGGCCTGCGCGAGGCCTACCACACCGCGCTCATGAAGGGCCAGCACCCCATCACCTTCCTCTATTTGGAGATGGAGCCGGACACCTTCGACATCAATGTGCACCCGGCGAAGAAGGAAGTGCGCTTCCACAACGGCTTCGGCGTGCGTGAAGCCGTGGTGCAGGCCGTGCGCCGCACCCTGGAGGCCGCCACCCGACTCTCCACCGGCCACATGCCCATGCCCGTGGGGCGCAGTACCGCTGCACCGCAGATTCCCGCCGCCGATGAAGTGCAGACCTCCCTGGCCATTCCCGAGCGGGAACAGGTGGCGCTGAGAAGTGACTGGAGTGCGATGCCGGTGGCTACGCCGAGGCAGGCTGCAGCGGTGACGCCACCGGCGGGTCAAGATGCGGCGCCCGCTCCCAGCAGTCCGCCATCCCGGTCCGAGGACGAGAACGAGCACGAGGAGGAGGACGAACCAACCGCCGTGGTCACCGCACGCAGCGGTACGCCTTCTCCCTCCGTTCCTGCTCTTGCTCATGCTCCTCCTCTTGCTCCCTCCCCGACCGAGGCAGCATCACCCCCTGACTCCGCTCCCCGTCTCCCCGTCTCCCCCTCTCCCACTCTCCCCTCTTCCCCCTCCACCCCCGCCCCCGGCTCCTTCCGCATCCTCGGCGTCCTGCACAAGCTCTACGTCCTCATGGAAAACGCCGAGGGCCTCGTGCTCATGGACCAGCATGCCGCCCATGAACGCGTGCTCTTCGAGCAGATGCGCCGCGCCATGGAGACCGAGGGCGTGCCCTCCCAGCGCCTGCTCATCCCGCTCACCATGCAGACCACCCCGCGGGACTTCGATGTGCTCAGCCGCAACCTCCCCGTCCTGCACAAGCTCGGCATCGAGGCCGAGCCCTTTGGCACGAACGCCTTCAAGCTCGACGCCCTGCCCGCCTTCATCAAAACCGACGACCCGCTCGGCCTACTCCGCGACGTCCTGGACGAACTCGCCGGCGCCGGTTCCAAGACCTCCGCCCTGCGCCTCGGCGAGGACATGATCGCCACCACCGTCTGCCGCCACGCCGTGAAGGCCAACGACCACCTCCGCGACCCCGAACTCAAGAAGCTGCTGGAGGATTTGCTGGCTTGTGAAATGCCCTACTGCTGCCCGCATGGCCGCCCCACGCTGATACAGATCTCGCTGCCGGAGCTGGAGAAGAAGTTTGGGCGGAGGGCGCCGTGAGATTTCCGCGCAGGATATTCCAAGCAATCGCACTCCTCCTAAGTCAACTCACCAGCTTCCATGCTCATTCCTGAAGAGAACATCGAACGTCGATGGATTACTGCCGGAAACAGCGGGATTTGGGATACGCTCAGTACTTACACTTTTGTGGAGTATTCGCGGGTGCCAGCGTTGCCTCTGACTCACTCCTTGTTTGATTGGCTCTCTGAAATTCCCGCGCGAGACTACGACGGCTCCACCCTGGACAGCCCTGACAACAATATCGCAAGTTACGGAAGCATCGAATCCGAGCTTCAAGCGCTCGGATTCTCCCTCCCCGAGGAAATTGAGATATTGATGAGGCAGCCTGAGATTCAGGCACAGATACCGACGTGTACCGGCTGCTATCTGGAGTTCGCGGATACCGTCACCCCACTTCCCGGTTATCCTGGCAACTACGTAGTCCGGTTCATGAACGACTCGCAGTGTTGTGTTATGTGGTATCTGCTTTTCCAACGGAGCAGGCCAACGAGAGTGCTGGTCAGCAACTACTTCATCGAACAGGATATCTTCGAGGCAATGCACTACCTGGCCGAAGAAGACGTCCTGCTTTCCTATGATGACGCACTCAAAAGCATCTACATCTGTGCGCAATCACCTGGCGAGTTTATTTTTCGCTTTTGCCTTGAGAATACCATCTGGTTCGCCACGCACGGCAAGCTTCCACTATCACCGCTTGAGCGTGAATACCTCGACCACGCAAAGAAAAGTGCCTGACCATATGCCGTGGGGATCGGAGTGTCCTGCTTCGGGCAAGTGTGTTCAACAAGAGCACTGAGGAGATAGATGCTTCTACGCCGAAGGCGTTGCACATCGTCCAGCCCAAGGTCAGCCTGCGAAGCAGGCGCCACCTTGGGTGGACTCAGGAGGTATCCGAACGCTGAAAGCGTTCCACAGAGAAGCAGGCGGCACGGACTGCCTCCTCACGCAGCGCCTTTGTAGAACGCTTACAGCGTTCAGCATCTTGATGCAGCCACCCAAGGTGGCGCTTACCGCTTCGCGGTGAAGCTGACCTTGGGCTGGACAATGTGCAACACCTTCGGTGTAGGAGTTTCCACCCTGCCTTCGCCCAACTCGAACATTCGCCAATAATCACTTCACCACATCAATTGTGAACCGCATCGTATAGCTGCCACTGCCTGTATTCCACTTTATGAGCGTCAGCTTGATGTCGTAGACGCCGGTCCGCCAGTGCTGGTCACGTTCGTACTTTAGAATCGCTTTGGTGATTTCGGCAGGGATGGGCTTGCCTACGGCATTCGCCACCACCACGGCGGCAGCCTTGGACAGTTCCTGTAATGCTTGCTCTGAATCGACCGGAGAGTTGACGTTCAGCACGAGCCTCACCTGTGCCACGCGCTCGAAGCTACCCTCAATATAGTAGGCAATGTTGTTCTTAAGCGAATCGGCAGATGGCGAAGGAATCTCCACATAAGTCGAACAGGCCCGCACCATGTCACCATCGCTCTTATATTGGCCCGTACTCAACGACGCACGAGTCGCATAGTTCTTCACCACACTCGGCGGATCGCTTGCGAGATCTGCATACGCTAGGCCCGATGTACAAATCCAAGCGACGATGGTGAGGGCTGTTTTCACGGGGCCGTTGATTTATTCTACACCACATCCAAAAACTCGTCTAGCCGCTGATGCAGCTTCTTCCGCGCGAGGTCATCCACGCCAACACGGACGCCATCACCAGCAGCAGCACCGGCCGCTGATGCGGCCGCTTCATCCAGGCGCTGAAGGATCTCGCGGTAGAGGCGGGCGGATTCGTGGGTGGTGGGGGTGGATGGAATTATGGTAGACCCAGCGGATGCGGGGCTGGCATTCGCCCCACCCGACGGCTGCTCCTCCCCACCCCCCAGCCTCGCCGTCACGAGTCCTTGCACCACTTCCTCCATAGGCTCGCTGTCTTCTGCGGCTACCTTGGCCAGCGCCTGAAACTCCCCCGGGGTCACTCGCACCAGCACGACTTCATTCCGCCCGTCCTTCAGGGCCTGGTCGCGGGTGTTGATGAGGGTCTTCAGGGCTTCCACGTGGGACTCGGGCCATTCGCCGGCGGCGATGAGGAGGCGGGCGAGGTCGGCGAAGGTCTTGCGGCCCAGGGATTCCAGGGTGCGGGCGAGGGTCTTGCGCTCGTCTGGGGAGAGCCAGACGCCGAGCTGGGTCTTGCCGTCTTTGCGGGGCGGGGTGGGCATGATTGTTAGTTTATTGGACATACAAACGAACGTCCACAGCGAAGTTTTGGAATCTTCCGCGATTCTATGAACTTCCAAGTTGCTCTTTCTTCGCGGTATTGTATATCCATCTGGATATACAGCACAGGACATACACACGAAGTCATGAGCAAGATTTACGTCAGTGTGCCATTCACCGCCGAGGAGAAGTCCCGGCTGGAAACGGAGGCGAAGGCAGAGGGTCGGTCGCTGGCGCAGCAGGCGCGGCGAAGGGTGCTGGCGGGGATGGGGGTGGGAGCGGATGTGGGTACCGGTATCGTGGAAGCGGCGGGTGGGGGCAAGGGAGGCTCCGCACCGAAGGCTCCCCACCGCGGGACTTCGGCGAGTCCCGCTCCTTGATCGAGAGGCTCGCGCTGTCCCCCGCAGGGAGGTCTTGCTGGGGTGGGTCTGAACTGGGCTCGAATCAAGTTCCCCCGCACGCATGGCTCCTCGCAGGGAGAGGGACTCGCCGAAGTCCCTCATCATTTCCCATCACGATGTCTCACACCCGGCACGCCACCCCATTTCACAAGCTCGCCAAATGCCCACGATGATGCAGGAAGCTATTTGGAGTGCTGGATCTCGCATGCGGGACAGCTTTCGGGAGCAGAGCTTGCTCTGCGTGAAGCTACCCATGATGCCTCACCTCTTGGGAATGGCTTCCCTGCCTCTGGCTTCACGGCAGCAAGCTGCCTGCGAAAAGCTGTCCCGCATGCGGGATCCAGCACTCCAAATTCGCCGCAGGTCCATGCCGCACTCCGGAGATAGGACGGCTGCCCGGAACCACCACACGACCATCTGCCCCCGGCAAGCCCCATACACCCGCCACCATCACACCATCTCACACCATCACCATGAGGATACGCACCATCAAACCGGACTTCTGGCATCACGAGGGCATGGCGGCGCTGCCGGCGGAGACGCGGCTGCTGGCCATCGCGCTGCTGAACTGGGCGGATGACGAGGGGTACTTCCTGGCGGCGGCGGCGCTCATCAAGGGGAACCTGTTTCCCTTTACGGAGGCATCGCCGGACGTTCCGAGCATGTTCGCGGAGCTGTGCCGCGTGGGTTGGATGCAACTGGGCACGGACACGGAGGGCCGCAAGGTGGGCCGCATCATCAACTTCTCCAAGCACCAGTGCGTGAACAAACCCCGCGCCTCCCGCTTGAAGGACACCAGTACCTTTTCCCTACCCCTCCCGGACGCTTCCATGAAGGCTCCTGTACCATTCCCGGAGGCCTCCATGGAGGAAGGGAATGGAAGAGGAATAGGAACTGGAAGTGGAGTTGGAAACGGAACGGGAACAGGAAATGGAATGGAGGAGGCTGCGCCAGCAGCAACTCCTCCACCAACCTTTGCAGCGGCAACAACAGCAGCAGCGGCACTCACGCCTGCGGCGCAAGCTCTGCCCTCGACGGGCATGAGCGGGAGCAAGAGTATGAGCATGAATGCGATAGGGTGTGATGGCAAATATCCCACCATGGAACAGGCACTCGCCTATGCGCAAGGGGCGCCCATCCCCATCACCCCGGCACAGGCCACGGCGTGGCATGAGAGCCGGTCTGACAACGGATGGATGACCAGTGTGCGAGGCACCCTCACGCCCATCGCCGACTGGCGGGCGAACCTCCACAGCTTCGTCCGAATCTGGAACACGAGGGACGCGGACAAGAAGGCGAAGGAGGAGGAACGACTGCGACGGCAGAGGGAGAAGAGTGGGCAGGGGAAGCGCCCGGGGGCAGGTCATGCGCCTGGGAGAGAGCATGAGGAAGAGCACGAGCAGGAGCAAGCGTGTGAGGAGGCATCATCTCCGGATACACCCTCACCACCGGGCCGGGCAGAGCTCAGCATGCACGAGCGCTTTGCCCACTTCACCCGCATGCAGGAACTCGACCGTGAGTGGGAGGCCTCCCCCCACCCCGCCGATGAACTCCCACCCTCCCAGCGCCCTGAGAACCAAATCCAGTAAGCAGTAATCAGTAAGCAGTAAGTCAGTGACCAGACGATGCATGACTCATTCTTCATGGCTCCCGGAGGGAGCGCGGCTGGTAGCCGCTGTCCCTCCGGGACAAACACAATTCCTAACTCGCCGCGCAAACCCAACGCCCACCTGCTCACCGCCCACCTGCTCACCGCTCACCGCTCACCGCTCCACTGACCTACTGACCTACCGACTCCCCCCATGCACCTCTCCGTCTCCGAAATCTCCAAGCGCCTCGCGGATCGCGCGGAGGAAGTCTGCCGACTCCTCCTCCCCGGGGGCAAGGCAGTGAAGCAGCACTGGCACGCAGGCGATCTCTCCGGCGCTGCGGGAGACAGCCTGAAGGTCCACCTCACTGGCGACCACGCAGGCCGCTGGGTGGACTGGGCGAATCAGCAGGACAGGGGCGACCTAGTGGACCTGTGGCGCATGGCACGCGGCCTCACCGCCGCAGAGGCCATCCGCCAGGCGAAGGAATTCCTCGGCATCTACGAACCCGTCTTCCGGGAGAAGAAGGTGTACCGCGCAGCGCCCGATGATGAAGCGGCTGGGGTGAAGCCGCTGGATGAGCAGGGCAAGGCGATGCAGTACCTCGTGCATCAGCGGAAGCTGGAGCCTGCCATCATCAATCGTTACCGTGTCACCGGCTGCGTCGCATCCCGCGCCATCGTCTTCCCCTGTTACAGCCCGGAGGACCAGCTCATCAACCGCTCCTACCGCAGCCTGCCGCAGGAGCATGAGAGCAAGCGCGTGTGGCAGGACAAGGAGTGCGCGCCGTGCCTCTTCGGCTGGCATGCCCTCTCCCGCAGTGCCTACCAGACGCGCACCGTGCTGCTGTGCGAAGGGCAAATCGACTGCATGACATGGGCCATGTGGGGCATCAATGCGCTGAGCATCCCCAATGGCAGCGGAGGCACGTGGCTGGAGTATGAGCTGGATAACCTCGCGCCCTTCGACAACATCTACATCTCCTTCGACATGGATGGCGCGGGTCGCCGTATCGCGGAGCAGACCATCGCACGCCTGGGGAAACACCGCTGCCTCACGGTGCATCTGCCGGAGAAGGATGCGAATGACTGCCTGCGCGCCGGGTACTCGGAACATGATGCCCGCGAATGGCTGGAGTGCGCCACCCTGCCCCGCGTGGAGGGACTGGTGCTGGTGCATGAGCTGGAGGAGCGGCTCATCACGGAGATGACGCCCAAGCCGGAGCCCTTCACCCTGCCCTTCTTCCGCGGGGAGTGGCCGCACACGGGCCTGTACTTCCGCCCCGGGGAGGTCACCACGTGGACCGGCGTCTCGGGAAACGGCAAGTCCACCTTCCTGCGCTTCCTCACGATGAATGCCGTCTTCTCCCGCGTCACCTCCATGGTGGTGTCCCTGGAAGTGCGCGTGGAGCGGGAGCTGGCGAAGATGCTGGCCATGAGCGTGCCTCCAGAGGCCCCGCTGGTGGAGGTGCGCACCATCACCGCCTTCCTGCGGCAGGTGGGTGCAGACCTGATGTTTGCGGATACACTGGGATACATCAAACGTGAGCGCCTGCTGGAGATGATGTGGTTCGCCTTCCAGCGGCATGGAGCCATGCATTTCGTCATCGATTCCCTCATGCGCATCGAGGGACTGGAGGAGAACTACCCGGAGCAGGGCAAGTTCCTCAATGACCTGCAGGAGTTCACCAAGGCCAGCGGCAGCCACGTCCACCTCGTGGCCCACCCGCGCAAGCTGGCGGACGGCGCACGACTCACCAAGCACGATGTGAAGGGCAGCAGCCTGCTGGTCAACAACACGGACAACCTCGTGAGCATCACCCGCAACGCGGAGAAGGCCGCGCTCATCCGCAACCGCGCGCCCCGCAGCGAGTGGGAGGACCTGCATGACACGGAAATCGCCGTGGAAAAGCAGCGCGACTCCGGCTGGGAGGATTCCTTCTACCTGAAGTTCGACCCACGACGCTACACCTTCACACTCTGTGATGCACCCGGATACACCCCGAAGACCGGGGCGGGCGCAAAATCCGGCGCGAAACCACGCAAGAGCTACACCCCCTACAACGACTGAGCCGATGACGGAGAAGGACATACTGGAAATACGACTCACCATAATGGAACAAGTGCGGGCGGCCGGGTGGAAGGCTGGTGTACCCGCGGAGAATGTCCGTCTGGTAGTCACGGATGAGATGTACGCCATTCTATTTGATGCGTTCGATGCCCTCGCATGCGAGATCTACAACGTGATGCATGACGGATGCTTCGCCATCGCGTATGTCCCCGAAACGCTGGGGGGTGCATCATGATGAAGGTGGTAAAGGGAGCCATCAAGATGGTGCAGCGCACCGTGCGCTGTCAGGTGCTGGATGCGGCAGTCGCTGCGGGGGTGCCAGTGTCCGAGGTGCGCGTGGTGGTATCAGACGAAATGTACGAAATCATTGGCCCCTCCCTCTTGGACCTGAAGTGCAAGTACTACACGGTGCTTCAGAAGGGCTGCTTCTCCATCGTGGATGTGCCCGGGATGCGGGAGAGGAAAGATGTCAGTGGCCCGTAACCTCCGGGGCGTTCTCGATGCCGCCCACGACAGAGGTTCGCCCCATCAACTCGGTGAATCCACGTCAAATACGGCGACGGCGCTTCAAAAGTGCCGACGACAGGCCCAATGTCATCAACAAGGACACACCGGGTTCCGGCACACTGAAGACATTTGTTGTATAATCCAGTGTGCGAGAATCACCCGCGGCGATTCTGCCGAAATTGTGGTAGAACACAAAGTAGCTGTCGTCGTGAATCTCGTTGCTCCAAACGCCGAACGAACCGGATGTGGGTGGCTCCACATGAAGGCCCAGCAGCGATACGAAATCGGAATAAGACCCTTCAACCGCGGTTGCAGTTCCATGGAACAATACGAACGATTGCGCCAGGGGGTTGGCGCCGTGGTCGCCATTGTTTGTATTTCCCGAAGCTGGCTGAAGGACGATTTGAGCAGGTGCGGTGTAGAGACTGTTGAAGTTGCCAGGGTTGCTGGTCGAACGAGCATTGCGGAAAGGGCTGAGAGCGCCTATCGTGCTGGGAAACTCCAGGATGTCAGCGTGGAAGAAAACCCTGTCGAGTTCATTCAGGGCATACACGTCTTCTATGTTGTCTCCATCGATATCTATACCCCAAGTGCCAGGAGTGGCGTAGATGGAGCTCGGGACGATGAGCAGTTCAGAGCGCACGGAGGTGGGCCCAAATCCGAATAGGATGAGGCATGCGAGAGCGGGAATTCGCGGATTCATGATTGGGGAGTTGAGTTTTTTCGATTGGAACTTCGCATCCGCCGCCGGGATGCGGCCGGGAACGAGAAAACGGTCCCACGCGCATCTCGTTTGTAACGACAGGTTTTCAAACATATTCGACACTCAATGCCCAAAAGATTTCCATACCCCTCCCTCGTATATTCCAGTTACCCGCAGGCGCGCCAGCATTCGCAAGAATCCAAGACGACTCACCATAAGTAGAACGTCAGTCCCCTGAGCCTGCCATGCCGGATGCGGGGAGACGAAGGGCCTCCGGCCTTCCCCTTCCCCCTCCAAAAAATATCACGCGTGCACCAACGCTCCGGCACTTGCGCTCATCGTGCAAAGTTCTAGAGGATGGGATAACCATGTCGCTGTCCCTGCCTGCCTCCGCTCCTACCGACCAGAAGCTCTACTCACCCGGTCAGATTGCGCTGGCCGCATTCATCGGTGCGCCTCTTGCGGCGTGCTGGTTCTGGTCGCGGAACTACCTGCAACTCGGGAACAAAGCGGCCAGCACCCAGTGCCTGATATGGGGCGTGGTGAGCACCGTGGTGCTGTTCACCGTGACGTGGTTTCTACCAGATAATTTCCCAGGCTCCGGAATACCCATTGGTTACACCATCGGATTCTTCATGGCCGTGAAGGGGGCACATGGGCCCATCATCGATCAGCATCTCGCGGGTGGCGGCCGTCTCGGCTCGTGGGGGGCCGTCATCGGCATCAGCCTGTTGTTTTTCGCCGGCATTCTTGCCGTCGCCCTTGGCGTGGTGACTTTGTTTTATATGGCAGGGTACGTTCCCGAGGAGAGCCCCGCATGATGGTGCGCAGGGCGCAGAGTGAGTCAGTAGCCAGCCGCGCTCTTGAGCTCCAGGTATTCTCGCACTTCCAGCACGGGGGCGGCACCTGGAGCGGAGGTGTAGAGGGGACCGGTGACGGCGACTTTGATTTTGTTCGCGCTGGCGGTGGTCACCTTCTCCAGCAGTTCCTGGTAGGCAGCG
Protein-coding regions in this window:
- the mutL gene encoding DNA mismatch repair endonuclease MutL produces the protein MSRIRILPDALASQVAAGEVVERPAAVVRELVDNSIDAGATHVEVHVQRGGSSLIRVVDNGHGMGREDALLCLERHATSKIHTKEDLASIRTLGFRGEAMPSVASVSRFRLATREPDALAGTEVEVHGGKMHAVRDYGGAPGTVVEARSLFYNIPARRKFLRSEATEYAHVEQQFRVHAVANPRIAFTLVRDGEVLFHLPATDSLLARIEGLCGADMARRLYEVEPFTLQGVTVQGYIAGPGVSRANRQMQFTFLNKRSVDSPTLAYGLREAYHTALMKGQHPITFLYLEMEPDTFDINVHPAKKEVRFHNGFGVREAVVQAVRRTLEAATRLSTGHMPMPVGRSTAAPQIPAADEVQTSLAIPEREQVALRSDWSAMPVATPRQAAAVTPPAGQDAAPAPSSPPSRSEDENEHEEEDEPTAVVTARSGTPSPSVPALAHAPPLAPSPTEAASPPDSAPRLPVSPSPTLPSSPSTPAPGSFRILGVLHKLYVLMENAEGLVLMDQHAAHERVLFEQMRRAMETEGVPSQRLLIPLTMQTTPRDFDVLSRNLPVLHKLGIEAEPFGTNAFKLDALPAFIKTDDPLGLLRDVLDELAGAGSKTSALRLGEDMIATTVCRHAVKANDHLRDPELKKLLEDLLACEMPYCCPHGRPTLIQISLPELEKKFGRRAP
- a CDS encoding toprim domain-containing protein yields the protein MHLSVSEISKRLADRAEEVCRLLLPGGKAVKQHWHAGDLSGAAGDSLKVHLTGDHAGRWVDWANQQDRGDLVDLWRMARGLTAAEAIRQAKEFLGIYEPVFREKKVYRAAPDDEAAGVKPLDEQGKAMQYLVHQRKLEPAIINRYRVTGCVASRAIVFPCYSPEDQLINRSYRSLPQEHESKRVWQDKECAPCLFGWHALSRSAYQTRTVLLCEGQIDCMTWAMWGINALSIPNGSGGTWLEYELDNLAPFDNIYISFDMDGAGRRIAEQTIARLGKHRCLTVHLPEKDANDCLRAGYSEHDAREWLECATLPRVEGLVLVHELEERLITEMTPKPEPFTLPFFRGEWPHTGLYFRPGEVTTWTGVSGNGKSTFLRFLTMNAVFSRVTSMVVSLEVRVERELAKMLAMSVPPEAPLVEVRTITAFLRQVGADLMFADTLGYIKRERLLEMMWFAFQRHGAMHFVIDSLMRIEGLEENYPEQGKFLNDLQEFTKASGSHVHLVAHPRKLADGARLTKHDVKGSSLLVNNTDNLVSITRNAEKAALIRNRAPRSEWEDLHDTEIAVEKQRDSGWEDSFYLKFDPRRYTFTLCDAPGYTPKTGAGAKSGAKPRKSYTPYND
- a CDS encoding PEP-CTERM sorting domain-containing protein, with translation MFENLSLQTRCAWDRFLVPGRIPAADAKFQSKKLNSPIMNPRIPALACLILFGFGPTSVRSELLIVPSSIYATPGTWGIDIDGDNIEDVYALNELDRVFFHADILEFPSTIGALSPFRNARSTSNPGNFNSLYTAPAQIVLQPASGNTNNGDHGANPLAQSFVLFHGTATAVEGSYSDFVSLLGLHVEPPTSGSFGVWSNEIHDDSYFVFYHNFGRIAAGDSRTLDYTTNVFSVPEPGVSLLMTLGLSSALLKRRRRI